One genomic region from Vallitalea longa encodes:
- a CDS encoding alginate lyase family protein: MNRANNDLHIFVDQMRFDTIGALNNPIIKMPVALTNSSIKLIYYNEDNLLKSKGEISKGNNYFIDAYNKLISKANKELDKKADPVTNKTIMPQSGDIHDYLSIAPYFWPDPSKKDGIPWIPKDGQVNPKTRGPHTDQVRLSKMFDSLEILSMAYYFSGDKKYADKAKEIIKIWFIDEETKVNPSVKYGQGVPGGTPGRQLGIIEWTSISNLIIAVQLLDRDKFLSESDSLKIKTWLTDYLTWLRTSNFGKKEDDMEQNHGTNYDTQVVGIMIYLDKKDDAEKKLEEAKIKRIASQILSNGSQPLELRRTKSVNYSTMNLWTMSRIADIGRRFTRVDLWQYESSDGRSMRKAFEFLKQYIFKQKQWEWKQITGGGAESQLQNMTKPMLNRAGTLFNETLIPSNINAYSEYSYMDILQYPPKEKLEN; this comes from the coding sequence ATGAATAGAGCTAATAATGATCTACATATTTTTGTTGACCAAATGCGTTTTGATACTATTGGAGCATTAAACAATCCCATAATTAAGATGCCTGTAGCACTAACAAATTCAAGCATAAAACTTATTTATTACAATGAGGACAATTTACTGAAGTCAAAAGGGGAGATATCAAAGGGAAACAATTATTTTATAGATGCATATAACAAGCTTATCTCCAAAGCAAATAAAGAACTCGATAAAAAAGCCGATCCAGTAACGAATAAAACAATAATGCCGCAAAGTGGAGATATACATGATTATTTAAGCATTGCACCATACTTTTGGCCGGACCCAAGCAAAAAAGATGGTATTCCATGGATTCCTAAAGATGGACAGGTAAATCCTAAGACAAGAGGGCCACATACAGATCAAGTGCGTTTAAGCAAGATGTTTGATTCATTAGAAATACTGTCAATGGCATACTATTTTTCTGGAGATAAAAAATATGCAGATAAAGCAAAAGAAATTATAAAGATTTGGTTTATTGATGAGGAGACTAAAGTTAATCCTAGTGTAAAGTATGGACAAGGCGTTCCCGGAGGAACTCCAGGCAGACAACTTGGAATAATCGAGTGGACTAGTATTAGTAATCTTATAATAGCTGTGCAATTGCTTGACCGAGACAAATTTTTATCTGAAAGTGATTCATTGAAAATTAAAACATGGTTAACCGACTATTTAACATGGCTTAGAACAAGCAATTTCGGAAAAAAGGAAGACGATATGGAACAAAACCATGGTACTAACTATGATACACAGGTTGTAGGTATAATGATTTATCTTGATAAAAAGGATGATGCAGAAAAAAAATTAGAAGAAGCAAAAATAAAGCGGATAGCAAGCCAGATTCTGTCCAATGGCAGTCAACCCTTGGAACTGAGACGAACAAAATCAGTAAACTACAGCACTATGAACCTATGGACCATGTCAAGAATAGCTGATATTGGACGTCGTTTCACAAGGGTTGATTTATGGCAATATGAATCCAGTGACGGCAGAAGTATGAGAAAGGCGTTTGAATTTTTAAAACAATATATATTTAAACAAAAACAATGGGAATGGAAGCAAATTACCGGTGGAGGTGCCGAAAGTCAATTGCAAAACATGACTAAACCAATGTTAAATAGAGCAGGCACTCTTTTTAATGAGACACTCATTCCATCTAATATAAATGCATATAGTGAATATTCATACATGGATATATTGCAATATCCACCTAAAGAGAAATTGGAGAATTAG
- a CDS encoding glycoside hydrolase family 2 TIM barrel-domain containing protein has translation MKKINFNDNWEYTNIDVETNKDLVQSMTVFKPVELPHDYTIENVFDKSNLSSHQGGYVRTGTLWYRKYMKLEKVPDNQTFLLFEGVYSNSTIYVNGEKVYSREYGYSSLCVNISDYLKQGVNLIAVYLDGSKEPSTRWFNGQGITRNVWIMSGDNIYIKNDGVFIKPKYVEDGKSVIPVLTTVVSLQEEKNVSLEIDIQDIDGNLVERFETKVDLNIGENNFNNILDIKDTKLWSCNSPYLYKCIVSVETDNQSHKDSVEINFGVRSLEFKPNQGFFLNGIHTYFKGVCLHHDGGCVGAAVPKSLWKKRILMLKEMGCNSIRTSHNPFNPEFYDLCDELGMMVVDEAFDGWEIPKVKYGYGTIWDKCHVQDLSDLIIRDRNHPSVVMWSIGNEVLQMSTEITKELMAIIRNLDDTRKITAGVQQTSKASDDNRALLDVAGYNDGGGACFIYEQDHEKRPDQLFVATEAPHSFQTRGFYRTKTWWRDKNQPRMEIENLTEEEIFFDQNFHYNSSYDNAGVRTCARDSWALVEKLPYLCGEFRWTGFDYVGEAFPHAWPSKSHNFGVIDTANFPKDHFYLYQSMWKEEKILHILPHWTHRYLEKSTKVPVWVYTNLEEVELFLNDNSLGKKTKGTLKNLEWLVPYEEGTILAKGYENGNLVIEEKFNTAYTPNNIQLTAEILPEDTKINVAQLTFEVKDKSGNFVSYANNITGLYLSPNIKLLGSDNGAIDDMSPFKSMHRRAFNGLGMYLIKFNEDEVNFATVVSILGDNYFDEVTSISIDVKSVYLTGNVKNEYEIFYTTDCTIPNRKSNKYTSQFSINETTEVKIAVYKDNVEIMTLSDIFIKGRPEPVVDLIHLNHEVEMEIPAGPFSDKIIGEWENVGSKYIFHKDGKVVRKLGIIDTCIGYWWYDFPTDFLETPDYAGIGEIWLSSGNKVNIKLEDQKAKKLIIDNSQNAMGNIVVNIKEIVLTR, from the coding sequence ATGAAAAAAATAAATTTTAATGACAATTGGGAATATACAAATATAGATGTGGAAACAAATAAAGATTTAGTCCAAAGTATGACGGTTTTTAAACCAGTAGAGTTACCACATGATTATACCATTGAAAATGTTTTTGATAAATCTAATTTAAGCTCACACCAAGGTGGATATGTTAGAACAGGTACGCTTTGGTATAGAAAATATATGAAACTTGAAAAAGTTCCTGATAATCAAACTTTTTTATTATTTGAGGGTGTGTACAGCAATTCCACAATATACGTAAATGGTGAAAAGGTTTATAGCCGTGAATATGGATATAGCTCACTTTGTGTAAACATTAGTGATTATTTAAAACAAGGAGTAAATCTTATTGCAGTTTATCTAGATGGATCAAAAGAACCATCTACAAGATGGTTTAATGGACAAGGTATTACACGAAATGTTTGGATAATGTCTGGGGATAATATATATATTAAAAATGATGGCGTATTTATAAAACCAAAATATGTAGAAGATGGAAAATCGGTTATACCTGTATTAACAACAGTTGTGAGCTTGCAAGAAGAAAAAAATGTTAGTTTAGAAATTGATATACAAGATATAGATGGTAATCTAGTAGAGAGATTTGAAACAAAAGTTGATTTAAACATTGGCGAGAATAATTTTAATAATATTTTAGATATAAAGGATACTAAATTATGGTCATGCAATTCACCATATCTATATAAATGCATAGTTTCAGTAGAAACAGATAATCAATCACATAAGGATTCTGTTGAAATTAATTTTGGAGTTCGCTCTTTAGAATTTAAACCAAACCAAGGATTTTTCCTTAATGGTATTCATACATATTTTAAAGGTGTATGTTTACACCATGATGGAGGCTGTGTTGGTGCTGCAGTACCAAAATCATTATGGAAAAAAAGAATTTTAATGCTAAAAGAAATGGGCTGTAATTCAATTCGTACTTCACATAATCCATTTAACCCTGAATTTTATGATTTATGTGATGAACTAGGCATGATGGTTGTGGACGAAGCATTTGATGGTTGGGAAATTCCAAAAGTTAAATATGGTTATGGTACAATTTGGGATAAATGCCATGTTCAAGATTTATCAGATTTAATAATTAGAGATAGAAATCATCCTAGTGTGGTAATGTGGAGTATAGGAAACGAAGTTCTTCAAATGAGCACAGAAATCACAAAAGAGTTAATGGCTATAATTAGAAATTTAGATGATACTAGAAAAATCACTGCAGGAGTACAACAAACTAGTAAAGCGTCTGACGATAATCGTGCGTTGTTGGATGTTGCTGGATATAACGATGGTGGAGGAGCTTGCTTTATTTATGAACAAGACCACGAAAAAAGACCTGATCAACTTTTTGTAGCAACAGAAGCACCACATTCATTCCAAACAAGAGGATTTTATAGAACAAAAACATGGTGGAGAGATAAAAATCAACCAAGAATGGAAATAGAAAATCTTACAGAAGAAGAAATTTTCTTTGACCAAAATTTTCATTATAATTCATCATATGATAATGCTGGTGTTAGAACTTGTGCTAGAGATTCATGGGCATTGGTTGAAAAATTACCATATTTATGTGGTGAATTTAGATGGACAGGTTTTGATTATGTAGGAGAGGCATTCCCGCATGCTTGGCCATCAAAAAGTCATAATTTTGGTGTAATAGATACTGCAAATTTCCCTAAAGACCATTTTTATCTATATCAAAGTATGTGGAAAGAAGAAAAGATATTACATATACTTCCGCATTGGACACATAGATACTTGGAAAAAAGCACAAAAGTACCAGTTTGGGTATATACTAACCTTGAAGAAGTTGAGTTATTCTTAAATGATAATAGTTTAGGTAAAAAAACAAAAGGTACATTAAAAAATTTGGAGTGGCTAGTTCCATATGAAGAAGGGACTATTTTAGCAAAAGGTTACGAAAATGGAAATTTAGTTATTGAAGAAAAATTTAATACTGCATATACACCAAATAACATACAATTAACAGCAGAAATTTTACCTGAAGACACAAAAATTAACGTGGCGCAACTTACTTTTGAAGTTAAAGACAAATCTGGTAATTTTGTATCATATGCAAATAATATTACAGGATTATATTTATCCCCAAATATAAAATTACTTGGTTCGGATAATGGGGCAATAGATGATATGAGTCCATTTAAGTCAATGCACAGACGAGCTTTTAACGGGCTTGGCATGTATTTAATTAAGTTCAATGAAGACGAAGTAAATTTTGCAACAGTTGTATCTATTTTAGGTGATAATTATTTTGATGAAGTAACGTCAATTTCTATTGATGTAAAATCAGTATATTTAACAGGCAATGTTAAAAATGAATATGAAATTTTTTATACAACTGATTGTACTATACCTAACAGAAAAAGTAATAAATACACTTCACAATTTTCAATAAATGAAACTACAGAAGTGAAAATTGCAGTATATAAAGATAATGTTGAAATTATGACATTATCAGATATATTTATAAAGGGCAGACCAGAGCCTGTAGTAGATTTAATTCATTTAAATCATGAAGTTGAAATGGAAATACCAGCTGGTCCATTTTCTGATAAAATTATAGGTGAATGGGAAAATGTTGGTAGTAAATATATTTTCCACAAGGATGGAAAAGTTGTAAGAAAACTTGGAATTATAGATACCTGTATAGGTTATTGGTGGTATGATTTTCCTACTGATTTCCTAGAAACTCCTGATTATGCGGGCATAGGTGAGATTTGGCTTAGCTCAGGAAACAAGGTTAATATTAAATTAGAAGATCAAAAGGCTAAAAAGTTGATTATTGATAACTCACAAAATGCAATGGGTAACATAGTTGTTAATATTAAAGAAATAGTATTAACAAGATAA
- a CDS encoding helix-turn-helix domain-containing protein, with protein MKNKKKFSKIIRIWFITYIIMLVLPLLINFFLFRYSSVIIEEEISKTRSAGLMQLQSSIDEKLVSLRRTAVMLANDAKVLGLLKENRNNELESHRYEILELIKYKEILKVSNSDIDNILIYFNSNKRLMYDGAYLSDQYVYDYYVDKETYTSHDQWIDYMKQQYKSEYITQSLLKDNIAFAMSLPFNSNKIDNDNLFVSIESEKIVSNLKDYELSDKAVIYILANNNEVIASSNNFTPIKAFNYDVLSDNGDYVYSEYENKQMVAFSVKSNINDWKYVVLTDVTDFQAKKNNYTHMVILATLLNLILGTILAYKFSKRNYKPVKKIINMVSEKYQQTDENNGEEYTYLQSAFEKTFFKLDSLEDKVKEQKNILRKNFINRLLNGDLNDLKIIKDRIGQFDIKLEYDLFTVIIIQVNTLEREKSRHDLVPFVKIGEYFQEILKKCSNIFYSIRNNKIILVANSNKNTWNRMHTQIYDWVDQLKQELDKVILIQLNVAVSNCYKSLLDVPEAYQESLSCLDYIQKYESDSVMFYEEIQNNEPYYYPLSEEQILTNYIKNGDVDKAKDLLKVLYRKNFDVNNIGINVGKNLIFDITATVLKSMGKLNQKNIIDQDKELMKIIGAKSLLDMKKKLNVLMEKVCQLYTEYIKAEQSVLLSEKINAYIENNFMNSEINVSKLADYFQLTPSYLTKLYKGEKNISILKKINQVRINHAKELLLNTNLSINEIANKIGILYDTSFIRIFKSIEYITPGQYRRQNIENAKNMHK; from the coding sequence ATGAAAAATAAAAAAAAGTTTAGTAAAATAATTCGTATTTGGTTTATAACATATATCATCATGTTGGTTCTACCACTTCTTATTAATTTTTTCTTGTTTAGGTATTCAAGTGTTATTATTGAGGAGGAAATAAGCAAAACACGAAGCGCAGGACTAATGCAACTGCAGTCAAGTATTGATGAAAAATTAGTATCTTTAAGAAGAACTGCGGTTATGTTAGCAAACGATGCTAAGGTTCTTGGTTTACTCAAAGAAAATAGAAATAATGAACTTGAATCCCATCGATATGAAATATTAGAACTAATAAAGTATAAGGAAATACTAAAAGTAAGCAATTCAGATATTGATAACATTCTTATATATTTTAATTCAAACAAGCGGCTGATGTATGATGGTGCTTATTTGAGTGACCAATATGTTTATGATTATTATGTAGATAAGGAAACATATACTAGTCATGACCAGTGGATTGATTATATGAAACAACAATATAAAAGCGAATATATAACACAGTCGTTGCTTAAAGATAATATTGCTTTTGCAATGTCTTTACCTTTTAATTCAAATAAGATAGATAATGATAACCTGTTTGTTAGTATAGAAAGTGAGAAAATAGTCTCAAACTTGAAAGACTATGAGTTGTCAGATAAGGCGGTTATATATATTTTGGCTAATAATAATGAAGTAATAGCATCTTCTAATAATTTTACTCCGATAAAAGCATTCAATTATGATGTCTTAAGTGATAACGGAGATTATGTTTATAGTGAATATGAAAACAAACAAATGGTAGCCTTTTCAGTAAAATCAAATATCAATGATTGGAAATATGTTGTGTTAACAGATGTTACAGATTTTCAAGCAAAAAAAAATAATTATACACATATGGTTATTCTTGCTACCCTATTAAATTTGATTTTAGGGACAATACTTGCTTACAAATTTTCTAAAAGAAATTATAAGCCTGTAAAAAAAATAATTAACATGGTTTCAGAAAAGTATCAACAAACAGATGAAAACAATGGAGAAGAATATACATACTTACAGTCAGCTTTTGAAAAAACATTTTTCAAATTAGATTCACTTGAAGATAAAGTTAAAGAACAAAAAAATATACTTAGAAAAAACTTTATTAATAGATTACTTAATGGTGACTTGAATGATTTGAAAATAATTAAAGATAGAATTGGACAATTTGACATAAAGCTAGAATATGATTTGTTTACGGTAATAATTATACAGGTAAATACACTTGAACGGGAAAAGTCAAGACATGATCTAGTTCCATTTGTTAAAATAGGTGAGTATTTTCAGGAAATATTAAAAAAATGTTCTAATATCTTTTATAGTATTAGAAATAACAAGATTATTCTTGTGGCAAACAGCAATAAAAATACATGGAATAGAATGCATACACAAATTTATGATTGGGTTGATCAATTAAAACAGGAACTTGATAAAGTCATATTGATTCAGCTCAATGTTGCTGTCAGTAATTGCTATAAATCCCTTCTTGATGTTCCAGAAGCTTACCAAGAAAGTCTAAGTTGTTTAGACTATATTCAAAAATATGAATCGGATTCAGTTATGTTTTATGAGGAAATCCAAAACAATGAACCTTATTATTATCCATTAAGCGAAGAACAAATACTGACAAATTATATAAAAAATGGTGATGTTGATAAAGCAAAAGATTTGTTAAAAGTATTATATCGAAAGAATTTTGATGTCAATAACATAGGTATTAATGTTGGCAAAAATCTGATATTTGATATAACCGCTACAGTTCTTAAATCCATGGGAAAATTAAATCAAAAAAACATAATAGACCAGGACAAAGAGCTTATGAAAATAATTGGAGCAAAAAGTTTATTGGATATGAAAAAAAAATTGAATGTCCTGATGGAGAAAGTTTGTCAGCTGTATACTGAATATATAAAGGCTGAACAATCGGTGCTTCTTAGTGAAAAAATTAATGCTTATATTGAAAATAATTTTATGAATAGTGAAATTAATGTTTCAAAATTGGCAGATTATTTTCAGCTAACACCATCGTATTTAACAAAATTATATAAAGGTGAAAAAAATATTAGTATTCTAAAAAAAATAAATCAAGTCCGTATTAATCATGCAAAAGAATTACTTTTAAATACCAATCTGAGTATAAATGAAATAGCAAATAAGATAGGTATATTATATGATACAAGTTTTATCCGTATATTTAAAAGCATTGAGTATATTACTCCCGGTCAATATAGACGACAAAATATAGAAAATGCTAAGAATATGCATAAATGA